The Trueperaceae bacterium sequence CGTGATGGTTACTGCGTGATTGATAATGTGGTGCCTGAAGATTTTCTTGTTGAGTTGCGCAGTGAGACGGAACGACTTATTGAGAATCATGTGGAGCTTCCAGAGCACGTGTATCAGGGTCAGCATATTGGTGTGAAGCGAGATGATAATTCCGTCATTGCGAAGCTCCTGAGTTGGGCGCCCTCCTACGCGGCTCTTAAGGAGTTGGGTTTCGGGGATTTCGAGACTAATGCCGGTAGCGTAATTATCCTAACGAAAGAACCTAAAGGACCACCGCTTTACTGGCATCAGGATTGGATGAAATGGGATGATCCTATGAGTGCCTCCCCTTGGCCGCAAACCATTTTTTTGAATTACTACCTTACTGACACGACGGTTGATAATGGGTGCTTGATGCTCATTCCTGGTTCGCATCGCAAGCGAATGCCTCTGCACGATAAGCTCGTGCCAGCGCATGAACAGGGCGCTAGGTTCATAGAGGAAGATGATCCCGTTATGTTCAGTGATGTTCCAGGTCAGATTGATGTTCCTGCGAAAGCCGGCTCGTTAGTGCTTGCAGACGCACGGATCCTACACGCCGCAAGACGAAATAAAACTGACCAACGCAGGACACTCGTTCTTGCCTGGCACAGCCGACCTGTTAACACCATCCCGGACTATTGGGATGGTGACGTGCCCGACGTAATAGCTAATCGTGATCCTAACGCCGAATACGACGCTTCACGCATTCCTGGGAAGTACCTGAAAAACTAATTTCACTCACTAAGGCCCAAGAAATAATGCGGTTGGCATCGCAAAAAAACAAGTGTTGATTAGAAAAAGAAGTAGCCATTTGACCGCATGGTTCTATCCTCATGGAAACCGCTAGTGTCGGCGGAAAAACCGATACATTTTACGTGCAGACTCACTCCTATGGAACCGCTGTTATTTCTTATCTAAGTGTCACTGATTTTAATGACGCTAGGGTAGCTACACTCCAAGGTGACGATTTTCACCACATTGCTTTTGTCTACATTGACTGAGCATTAACTCCTGTAAATACAACCCCCACCGCACTAATAAAGTTGGCGGTGGGGCCGTTATAATTGATGGGCACTAACGCTGAAAACCAGAGACATAAACCGAAATCCAGGAGTCATGATGAGCACTAGAAGTTACTCAGCAGCACGGTGATTTTGTTACTTGGTCTTCACGTCGCCCACAGCACCGCGATACAATAGATTAAATAGGACTATTGGGATGTACAATGCCGTTCTTTGATTCAGCTTTTTCAAGGCTACTTCACATCCCGAGTTTTTCTTAGGAGGTAACCCTTTGCAGGCCTTCGGATTTGCATCACCAAAAACCGTGGATGAGGCTGTCGCGCTCTTAACCGAAAGCGCAGGTAACGCTCGCGTACTCGGTGGCGGCACCGACCTGATTGCCCAGCTGGATGAAGGTCGGATCAAAACTGAACTCGTTATTGACGTGAAACGTATTCCTCAGCTGACCGACCTAAACTACTCACTCCAAACCGGTCTCGAGCTCGGCGCTGCCACACCATGCTACCGCCTCTACTCGAACCCAGAAATCACGAGTGCCTACCCAGGACTTATCGATAGTGCCGACCTGATCGGTGGAAGAGGCATCCAAGGTAGAGCATCATTCGGCGGTAACCTCTGCAATTCAGGACCCGCCGGGGATTCCATCCCCGCAATGATCGTTCATAACGCAATCTGCGTTATTGCTGGGCCAGACGGACAACGCGAAGTTCCCGTCGAAGAATTCTGCGTTGCTCCCGGAAAAAACATTCTGAAGACTGGCGAATTCCTAGTCTCCATAAAATTCCCAGCCCCCACCGCACATTTCGGAGCTCATTACCTCCGCTTCATCCCACGTAACGAAATGGATATTGCTGTTGTTGGTGCAGGCGCATCAGTTTCACTAGACGAGACGGGCCAAACAATAGAACAAGCCCGCATTGCGCTTGGTGCCGTAGCTCCCACACCATTACTAGTTGAGGAAGCAGGTGCTTCATTAATCGGCAAGCAAGTTTCAGATGCCACTATCAACGAAGCTGCCCAACTAGCTCAAGAAGCAGCAAAACCCATCAGTGACATGCGTGGCACTGTAGAGCAACGCAAACACCTCGCTGCCGTACTAACCCGCCGTGCCCTAAACAAGGCAATCGAGCGGGCCAGAGGCTGAAAGGACCAATGACCTTGTCGAATCACGCAATTGTTAACACAACCATTAACGGCGAAGAGAAGACATTCCTTTGTGAACCCCGCCAGACACTACTTCAGGTCCTACGTGAAAACCTCGGTATGACCGGCACCAAGGAAGGCTGCAGCAACGGCAATTGCGGCGCATGCAACATTCTCCTCGATGGCGTACTAGTGAATTCCTGCTTAGTCCTAGCACCAGAAATAGAAGGTCGTTCAGTCACCACTATCGAGGGTGTTGCACCGACCGAAGGGCTACACCCACTGCAACAGAAATTCCTTGAGCATGCGGCTTTACAATGCGGAATTTGCACACCAGGATTCATTGTTTCCGCCATAGCACTATTAGAGAAAAACCCTAAACCCACCGAAGAGGAAGTCCGCTTTCATTTGTCCGGCAACTTGTGCCGCTGCACCGGTTACGACAAGATCATCCGCGCTGTTCTCGACACCGCTGAGAGCATGGCTTCCGCGTGAAGGGCGCTAGCAGAATGAGAGGGGAAACCCCATGGCAGTAAAGGAGAAAAAACCACCCGCTAGTGATCAAACCTACAAGATTATTGGTTCTCGACCAATAAGACCCGACGGGGTTGATAAGGTCACGGGTAAAGCAATTTATGCTGCTGACGTACGAGTAGCAAACCGCCTTTACGGCGCAATGGTGCGCAGTCCCCACGCACACGCCCGCATCATCTCGATTGACACCAGTAAAGCCGAAGCAATTGATGGCGTGAAGTCAGTTGTCACAGCAGCTGACCTGCCTAACGTCGAGGACGGCTTGTTGTGGAGCAGCTGGAAGATCCTGGCGCGCAACAAAGTTCTATACGACGGTCATGCTATCGCCGCAGTTGCCGCCACGAGCCTTGCTATAGCTCAAGAAGCAGCCGACCAAATCCAGATCGAATACGAAGTACTTCCACCAGTACTCGATGTTCTAGACGCAATGGCCGACGATCCCATAATCGTTCTTGAAGACCTACGTACCACTGAGATGGGCGCTAAACTCGAAGGACGTACGAACGTAGCGAGCCACCTTCAGCACAGCCGTGGTGATATTAACGCTGGTTTCGCAGCTGCCGATGAAGTTATAGAACGAGAATTCCGAACCAGCACTGTTCACCAAGGTTACATAGAGCCTCACAGTACCGTTGTGCTGTACAACGGTGACGATCACCTCACCATTTGGTGCAGCACCCAATCTGCGTTCGGAGTTCGTAATCAAGTAGCGGGCTTACTGGACATTCCAGTTTCCAGTGTCACAGTAATTCCTACTGAAATTGGTGGTGGGTTTGGCGGCAAGCTAGATCCATACCTCGAGCCAGTAGCAGCCTTACTTTCTAAGAAAGCTGGTTCCCGACCAGTACAGATGACCATGAGTCGCACTGAAGTCTTGCGTGGTACCGGACCGACATCCGGTACGTACATCCGGGTCAAAATGGGGGCCACTAAAGACGGAAATCTCACCGCTGCTGAGGTGTACATGGCCTACGAAGCCGGAGCTTTCCCAGGTTCTCCAGTAGGTGCTGGCGCTGTCACCATCCTTGCTCCTTATCTGCTTGATAATTTGCTCATAAATGGTTACGACGTCATTGTTAACAAACCTAAAGCAGCTGCTTACAGGGCTCCCGGAGCTACCGTAGCTGCCTACGCTGCAGAAAGCGTCGTTGATGAATTAGCAGAGAAACTGGGTGTCGATCCGCTAGATTTCCGTCAACAAAATGCCACACAAGAGGGCGACCGTCGAGCTGACGGACCGGTATTCGCTCGCATTGGGAATAAAGAGACACTAACGGCCGCAGCAGAACATCCGCACTACACCGCGCCACTAGAAGGACGCAACAGGGGCCGGGGTGTCGCGAATGGCTACTGGCAGAACTGGGGTGGCAAGTCCAGCGTCTCGGCAAGCATCAACGATGATGGGTCTGTAAACCTTGTTGAGGGTTCAACAGACATTGGTGGTTCCCGCGCATCGATCGCCATGCAGCTAGCTGAAACCATGGACATCCCCTACGAATCCGTCCGGCCGCAAGTCGTCGACACGGACTCAGTTGGGTATAACGACAGTACTGGCGGCAGCCGCGTTACCTTCGCTACAGGCTGGGCAGCGTACGAAGTTGGCCTGAAATTAATTGATGAGCTTACTCGCCGGGCAGCCACACTCCTAGAGAAAGATCCTGACGACGTTATTTACGAAGATGGATTCTTCGCTAGTAACGGCAACCGAGTGAGCTTCAATGAGCTGGCTGGCCGCCTGGATGAGACTGGCAGTCCAGTGGTGGCCTCTGCTTCCGTCCACCCGCAGGGATTCGGTGGGGCTTTCGGCACTCATATTGTTGATGTTGAGGTAGATACAGAAACCGGCAAAGTAGAGATCCTTCGTTACACCGCCGTTCAGGACGTGGGTAAGGCCATCCACCCGAGTTACGTCGAAGGCCAGATGCACGGGGGTGCAGCCCAAGGTGTCGGCTGGGCACTAAATGAGGAGTACGTTTACGACGATGACGGTCGTCTATTAAACGCAAGTTTCCTTGATTACCGGACTCCCACGGCCCTTGACCTACCAATGCTCGACACCGTCCTAGTTGAAGTGGCCAACCCAGGTCACCCCTACGGAGTACGTGGCGTCGGAGAGGTCCCCATCGTTCCTCCCGTAGCAGCCATAGCGAACGCAATTTACGACGCAATAGGTATACGCATGAGGTCCCTACCAATGTCGCCCGGAAAGATCCTCAAGGCAATATGGGACAAAGAGGGGAACTAAAAGGAAGGTAATTAATCAATGGCAACAGTCTGGATTCCCCACCTGGTGCAAGCACTAACCGACGGAACGGCCGTGATTGAATCACCTGGGGACACCATCCAAGAGGTAATGGAAAACCTTGAGAACACCTACCCGGGTGTCACGGCACGTTTGTTTCGTGACCGCCGTCGACTTCAACCCGGCATAGCCATGTCTGTTGATGGAATCGTTAATAACGAAGGACAAACTCTTCCCATCGACGTTAATAGCGAGATTCACTTCCTACCCGCCATCACCGGCGGTTAGATGCAGCTGTACTGACTTAGATCAAGATTTAAACGAGCGGCGGGCGCTTCTGAAGGCCGCCGCTCGCTATTTCATAAGCATGAGCCACCTTAAGGACAGTAGCCTCATCAAAATACTTCCCACCAACATGCAGACCCAAGGGCATGCCATTAGAATCAAAACCGCAAGGTACTGAAAGAGCAGGTAGGCCAGCCAGGCTAGCAAGGCGACTATGATGACCAGCTACAGCCCCAGCCCCAAACGTCCCATAAACAGCCTCCTCTTTAGTAGTGACTCGCTTACTATAAGTTAATGGCGGAGCACCCTCACCCGCAGCCGCCCCAACGAACACATCGACATCTTCGAATGCTTTAAGGGCGGCACGAGTAAACCCAATCCTCGCGCGATCAGCCTGCCCAATTATGCCGGCAGGTAAGGCAGCACCAATCATCAGACGGACGCGCGTGTTCACGTCATAATCTTCGTAATTCTCAAGAAGCAACGGGCGGTGATACT is a genomic window containing:
- a CDS encoding carbon monoxide dehydrogenase codes for the protein MQAFGFASPKTVDEAVALLTESAGNARVLGGGTDLIAQLDEGRIKTELVIDVKRIPQLTDLNYSLQTGLELGAATPCYRLYSNPEITSAYPGLIDSADLIGGRGIQGRASFGGNLCNSGPAGDSIPAMIVHNAICVIAGPDGQREVPVEEFCVAPGKNILKTGEFLVSIKFPAPTAHFGAHYLRFIPRNEMDIAVVGAGASVSLDETGQTIEQARIALGAVAPTPLLVEEAGASLIGKQVSDATINEAAQLAQEAAKPISDMRGTVEQRKHLAAVLTRRALNKAIERARG
- a CDS encoding ferredoxin gives rise to the protein MTLSNHAIVNTTINGEEKTFLCEPRQTLLQVLRENLGMTGTKEGCSNGNCGACNILLDGVLVNSCLVLAPEIEGRSVTTIEGVAPTEGLHPLQQKFLEHAALQCGICTPGFIVSAIALLEKNPKPTEEEVRFHLSGNLCRCTGYDKIIRAVLDTAESMASA
- a CDS encoding oxidoreductase, with the translated sequence MAVKEKKPPASDQTYKIIGSRPIRPDGVDKVTGKAIYAADVRVANRLYGAMVRSPHAHARIISIDTSKAEAIDGVKSVVTAADLPNVEDGLLWSSWKILARNKVLYDGHAIAAVAATSLAIAQEAADQIQIEYEVLPPVLDVLDAMADDPIIVLEDLRTTEMGAKLEGRTNVASHLQHSRGDINAGFAAADEVIEREFRTSTVHQGYIEPHSTVVLYNGDDHLTIWCSTQSAFGVRNQVAGLLDIPVSSVTVIPTEIGGGFGGKLDPYLEPVAALLSKKAGSRPVQMTMSRTEVLRGTGPTSGTYIRVKMGATKDGNLTAAEVYMAYEAGAFPGSPVGAGAVTILAPYLLDNLLINGYDVIVNKPKAAAYRAPGATVAAYAAESVVDELAEKLGVDPLDFRQQNATQEGDRRADGPVFARIGNKETLTAAAEHPHYTAPLEGRNRGRGVANGYWQNWGGKSSVSASINDDGSVNLVEGSTDIGGSRASIAMQLAETMDIPYESVRPQVVDTDSVGYNDSTGGSRVTFATGWAAYEVGLKLIDELTRRAATLLEKDPDDVIYEDGFFASNGNRVSFNELAGRLDETGSPVVASASVHPQGFGGAFGTHIVDVEVDTETGKVEILRYTAVQDVGKAIHPSYVEGQMHGGAAQGVGWALNEEYVYDDDGRLLNASFLDYRTPTALDLPMLDTVLVEVANPGHPYGVRGVGEVPIVPPVAAIANAIYDAIGIRMRSLPMSPGKILKAIWDKEGN